The nucleotide sequence ctcgaggagagtcagggtctattttgttttatgctattttaccttaaatagggtgtTTAGGTCATGtataggcatagcagtagcagtagcacggagataagagaggacacatctctcaaTTATCTCCAAATGCAGcattactttcgacaaactcgctactcgcggtctcgagacttgtaatgttctaactttgttcggtattttaaattcggagactaatatgatgaattgtattcggagactaatcttctattgtattcgataaatctgttgtttatatgttgtgctctctatattctgtgcagtaatatgttttgtaacttgtgcaaatatcagaaaaaaaatccctaatattcatactagtggcgcaccacttagcactttagtggcgcactgcagaaagcacactagtggcgcatcatcaactagtgcgccattagtaagccagagcacatggataaatatggccccctgggaggcatactaatgtcgcaccgtgggatatactaatggcgcactgcatggtgtgccattagtaaaaattctaatggcgtgatgctagtggcgcacctgtagtgcgccattagtagccaaaacaggtgcgccactagtaggccttttcctagtagtgtcggcACCTTCCGCTTGCAGCCGCTCGACCGATTTGAGAGGAAGAGACGAGAAGGATAAGACATCTTGCAGCTATGTGAGAGAGAAGGTAGGGGAGCATGACCGAGTGTGGCGGCGGCTCTGCCGACGGGAGAGACAGGAGAGCATGACTAGAGACGACATCACACATCAAGAACCAGAGGCAATGAGGTACAGACATCTTCTCCCAGATTAATCAGAAGTCCCCTAAAAAAGATTGATTTGGAATTAGAAAAACAGGACTACATCTAGGTTGTGGCATTAATTTACTCTCTTCCTTTTTTATTTGATAGAAAGGGAATCGTATGATATACATGACTTATGCAAGTTACTTGCCCAATCTCATTTCCGCATGCTTTGGCATGTAACTAATTAGGAAAATCTTGAATTTCCTTTTATGTAAGTTTGTCTCTGCAGATGGTAGTAGATTAACATGCATCATACAACTTGGAATCTTTCAGTTAGGTGGAACCAATTTTCAGGTCGGCCCAAAAAAGGATGCAATTTTTAGGATCGTGGGAAAGTTCAGATTGCTGGTATGATATGGTTCCTAACTAACTTTTTGTGTGGGATGCTACTGGAATAAATCTTAACTTTGATCATTTCGTACAGCAACACGTCAGAGTTATGACAAAGCATCATACGTTCATAAATAAGCTGCCTCAAAGTTTCAGGTGAGAACTATATATGAACAAGATTACTTTTACGAAGAAAGTAAGTCATGGACtgacaatagtttaatacttaatTGTTGTATATCATTCCTTACGCTTGACCTGTGGTCTCTTCTTATTACTCCACTGTTGAGACAGACATGTTTGTTGCTTTTCAGTACATGTGCAGACGTACCCATTTAAATCTTTCATATCCATTGATATATTTGTCACTAATGTCATCCACCTGTTATTTTCTTCATATTCATGGTCAATTTCACAATATATGCTGATGACTACGAATATTTACCTTCATCCACGGTGTTGTAAAACAAGAAAAAGAAGTTTTTATACAGCCATATGAATAATCAACCGCCCCCTCCTCAACTCATGTTCTATTAGTTGACTACACAAGTTTACAGTCCACTTTTCTTTGGAAATAAAAAAATTTCAGATTAATTTTATGCCCGAAGAAAGTGCAACTGATTATGTAGTCATAAGATGCATGTTTCATGTCTTTCAAGTATTGTTACACTAGCTTACGCTGGGGATATAGAGTGTGCACCGAGATTTGAGTAAATCTCATATTGGAAGGTCAAATTGTTGATTCATATTATGCTTATACACGCAATGCATGCAATTAATAATGATCAAGCTTCAAAATATCGGGTATTGGGTCCGTACCGGTTTGGCTTTGACATATCGGATGTCGGATATCGGGAGATATGGACGATATGTAGATATATCAGTGAACACATGTCTAGTTTTTTTTCATTATTCTTGTTCAAAACATTTATTTTTAGTAATATCGGATGATGTCAATGCTTTAACACAACACTTTTAGATTCATAGTTTATTAATTTGTTGATTAAGAAACTATTAAGGAAAGATTCACAAAATCCTTGCTCTATGATTAAAAacaatatgatatatatatatacatttgtACGAAACATTGTGAATAACTTTCATAATATATAATGCAGTTGTAAATGCGCAATCTTATTTCACTGCTATTTAATAAAGAATTGTTGCCATCTACGTATCGTTCTATATCGCTCGACATATCGGGCTAGATATCGGCCATATCGGTCGATATTTCAGTCCATATCGGATGATATGTTGGAAAATGATATTTGCAAAATGATATGTTATGTCTATATCGGTGGAGCCCTAAAAGTGATATATCGACCTATATATCGGTCGTATCGGCCTATATTTGAAAGCTTGATAATGATACTTATGTGTATCTCTTTTTCTATAGAAAAAGAGGGTGATAGTTGCCAAGATTGACGTGCAAAACAGGTTAAAACTTAAAACAGAGATGGATGTCTCATTAATATATTTTTTTGGTGTACAATTGTGTCCACTTACCCTATCAGCCCATGTACTAACTCTAACAGTATGTGTGTTGACTTTTTTTGGTATTGTCATCGACAGCATGTGTTGAATGCTGCAAGAATACCTATGTAGTTAATGTTTCTTTTTTGCAAGAAGTAGCATTTATATATAATACTATAATTTAGAGGTTTTGcaattttttatatattattttgcTACATGCTTCATGTTTTTAGTGTTTAAAATTAATGTTTGTGTTGTTTTAGTTTTAGTTCATTTTGTAGCACCTATTATACAAATTTTTAACAAGGTTTTCGCAGCAACGCGCGGGATATCATCTAGTTACCCAAGTAGGGCAGTCATCTCGTATAATAAGTCTAATGCAGACTATATGTCTAATTTATCTGTGTCTAAAGTAGGTATCTGCCTCACTTTGTCAGTTTAGCTCCGTTGGTCATTGTGCTTGAtcatgataattatttttgtttgtCCATTGTTAACCTCTTTTTTAGTGTTTCCACGGCAAATTATAAAGTAAGTCTATCACGTATAACTAAATACCGCAAACTGAGCGCTACCTCTCCTACAGTATCATCAACGTAGTAGAGTTTATCTCACGAAAGAGTCAAATTACCAATACAATATATAATCTAGATAGAAAACCAAACACCTATAAAGATTATACAATCAAAGCACAACCACATTtactttcatttttttgatgattATGGTAAAACCCTTTGAGGAAGGGTAAAAACACACACCAAAAAGAGTCGCCATGTACTCAGTTTGGGCAAAAACTTTCTGGCTCAGCTACATGGAACTTCGTAGTTTGGACATGAAACCGCATGAAAACGGAAGAAGATTGCCgctccatgcatatgcatgcatccATCACATGGAGCGGTTCATGAGGCCACGCACCACGACCAAACCCAAAGCTAGCAGGTGCTCCACCTCCGGCGCCACCGTCAGCGTCAGCACGTCGTCCCCCAGCACCACCCCCGCCGGCGTCTGCTTCCGTGCGAcctccgccaccaccgcgccaTCCACGCCGCGTACTCTGTACTCCCACTTGCTGCCAGAGCACCCGTCGATTGTGTAGCACGTCCCCGCGCCGCCGTGCATCGCCACGGCGGCCCCGCCCTTCTCGGCCCGCCGCACGCTGAACCACGGagtggcctcctcctccttgccgCCGTTGTGGGCGCACCGGCAGACCTCCCACCTCCTGAACATGCCGAAGCCCTTGCGCCTGATCCTGATGAGGGAGTTCCCCTCACGGTCCATGAAGAAGACCTCGCGGCCGCCCCTGCAGCCGTAGTTGTCGACGCGGAAGGCGACGGCGCCGTCGGGGCCGTACACCGCGCAGCCGTTGCCGTTGAAGATCAGCGACTTCATCCACACCGTGTACGCCTGCCTGCCCTCCTGGTCTCCGGAGCAGGGAGAAGAAGAGGCCGCGGCAGGAAGAGGCTGGATCTTGGCCATTGGAGAGCGTTCGAAGAAGAtttctctgctctgctctgctgctGTTGCGATGAGAAGGACATCGATGATTGGGATGGTTGGGAGCCAGTGGCTGGTTCTACATATTTATAGTTGCTTGAACTAGTTTGTTCGTTATCCCGTGTCCGGATTAGTTTAGTTAATGGTAGTGTGTGCGTCACGCCTTTGGATAGAACAGTGCTGCACTGAACTTGTTTATGCTCGACCCAGTACTGTGCTCTACGTCAGCATCCGATTTGCATCACGTTTACATAGTGCTCCTTTGGAGCTCTTCTCTTCGCAACAAATTTATAGGTGCTTACATGAGACAGGCAGTTGAGACTGGATGTGATTAAACCACAATGCACAACAAAACGAACTACGGATGGTTCCTTTTGGGCTGCTAGTCAGAAAATAGATTGTTCTGTTCGGTGAGCAGAAAGAAAGCAGGCGTGTAGCCATGTACTACGCTGATCCAAGGATAAGTACTCGCACCTAATTAACTAAGCAGGCAGAGGCCAGTTTCCGTCGCTGTTACACTACACCTTCTCTGATGTTAGCCGGCGGCCCTCAGAACAACTTTGTTTACAACATCGCTTATCCACACATGGGAGAACTCAATCCCTAAGAGCAAGCTACATTTTTCCTCATCATAATCGAAGCTTTGTTCAATCAGTTTCATGCTCTTTGGACAAATGGGAGACTCATTTATATTAGTAATCACCATTGCTCCGTGGAGCACGCAGACACCATGTGAATACACACAACACTATTTTCTACTGAAACGAGACGAAATCAACACACGGCAACGATCGATGTACCCTAGAATTAATAGGAGTAGCCATCAGAGAGAAAGCTCCATCGTTTACCGGATCAAGTGGTGCTAGTCCAGTTGACGGTTGGTACATAATTTCTTTGCGTGTTTACGGTACGTACAGATCAGTGTGGAGCAGCCGAACTATGTACGAGTGGTAGAGATCAGTACATAGTACTCAGTGTGATCCGTGGCGCTCGGTCGGTAGATACACACGGCAACATACCATTCTCGTGCATAGTGTGTATAATGCACGTACCGCATCGTTGATCACTTTCTAAAAGGACATTCCGAGAAAAAGGAGGGATGGGGTGGAAGTTAGTACAAATTGTATATGATGCTTGATTAGGACATCTCCAACGTCAACCGGCTAATTTTCTTCCGCATCCATCCATGGACATGGACCAGTCCACGGACATGGATGCAGAAGACGGTCATTTAATGCTGACCGCATACATTCAACAAATTTTTTAGCAAATcagacaaaattcatgcaaacacgccGGAGTTTGATACAAACCGGAAGAGATTCATGCAAACAGGCCAACTTCATATAAAGATGATGAAATTTATTACATTTATGAACATAGTTGAACTAAAAGCGGAGCTCGTCTGACTATGGAGGTATAATTTCGGGCATACTTCTactctaaacctaaactaaatgaTCGCCGGCGCCCGGTCACCATGTCCGGCCACGAGCCCCGAGAACTGAAACTTCGCCTTCTACAATTCCACCTCGGCGCTCTCCAGCTCCACCTTCGACTAATAGGCCAACAATGCtcagcccaccaagcttggcatcaacgagaggggaggagcggtggccttcttgggacccgagaggcggtgacctaccgtgcactactcttcctcACTGCACGCAGTGCCCGCGAACGtgccggcttcatggtcgtggcggcctCGATGGAGCCGGCTATGTCCTCCTCGTCCTCGGTCTTGCCACACACCTCATCCGCCGCTTCGTCGAACTCGTTGTAGATGGCCTTCAGTTCTGCCCGACGCTGGCGGTACCGCCAGGGGGTGAGGCGGATGTCGTGAGCAGAGCGGTAGGACTCGAGCAACACCGCCTGCTCCGCCACGCCCGTGTCTGGCGTGATTTCCCTGCCGGCATTGAGCTACTCCTCCGCCTACAGGTGCTCGTGGAGGAGCTGGTGGTTGTAGGTGGAGTCGgcatgcgcctcccggaactgctcctctcGCTCCTTTCGCACCATGTCCATGTAAGGGCACGAACCTCGCCGATGGTAATGGTGCAATGCGCCGGTGAGGGTGGCGCAGACGAGGAGGGTGGCGCAGACGAGGAGGGTGGTGCTGGATCGTCCTCGGTCATGTCCTCCATTGAGATGTCGGCAGCCTCCGGCTGCCTGTCGGCAGTAATGGTGGCCATCTCCTTCTGGTCGGACATAAGTCTATCCCAGAGGGCTTTGAAGCGGGAGGAGTCCATGGTGGGCATGGTGCGGAACAGGATAAAGGGAGCGGAGGAGGATGAATGCGGCTATGGACGGGGCTGCAGTTTATATAACGGGCGATGCGGCAATGGTCGGCGGCAGAGGGACAGACGGGAggcgccggagtagccacctcgACAACCACGTgccattaatgtgggcggcagacgggcGGACGGACAGATGTGGTGTCGTTTGAACGCGAAGCAGTCACAAGCACAGGGAAGCGGCACGGGCGGCACTGTCTCGGTCGACGCgccacttcaatgccggcgccagtgagagacCGTCTTTGCTCTGGTCGGGCATGAATGCAGCGCtggccgtttcgggcgggaagcgctcGTGGGCGAGAGAGGGGTTTTTGGTTGCCCAGAACGATCAGACGCGAGCGTGGCAGTGGACCGGATGCCCGCAAAACCCTCCAACATTTGTCTCCGGTTTGCAGCAAAAAACCACGTCTAGACCGCCCAATGAACCGATACAGGATGACGTTGGATGGCTTCTACTGTCCGGACCCCGTGATCCAGACGTATGCAAACGGTTTGATGGTCCGTGTTAGAGATGCCCTTAGTCCCACTTGAACATGTTTTGCTCCGGTTATCTCTCGTGAGCATTTGAATGCAGACCCTAGGTAGTTGCATGCTCAACACCTCACCATATTCTTTTGCAACCTAAGTTCAAAAGCTCCTTGTCATATATTTGTATGGTAGCTTTATGCTTCTTTTTCTCTAGAACGATGTTTGTTACACATCACATCAGAATTCCTGGAAGCTGCAGCGCGTACGTGTTAGATGAAAGGCTGTGTAGGTGTGTAAGGTGACATATATGTCACGAATATTGTATGCGTGTGTATACGTATGTATCTTGTGTAAATGGCGCAGGTTGTTAGGATAAGTTGAGCCTTTTCTAGTGTAGCTTGGAGTAGGGGCAAAGCTTAGCAACAACCTGCGCATGATGTAATCTCCTGAGTATATAACACGAAGGCGTCCCTACCAGGAATGCAATACGCTTCCATCATCGTAGttttaacatggtatcagagccatcctcgaACACATCCATGGCGTCTTCAAGTTCCTTCCCATCCTCGCCATTCGCACACGCCGCCATCGAGAAGCTCACGAAGGGCAATCAGGCCCTGTGGCGGGCGACGGTGCTCTCGGCCATCCGAGGAGCACAGATGGCCAAGTACCTCGACGTCGAGCAACCGCCGCCGCCTATGCAGATTGATGTGGCCTCGTCTGACGGTAAGACAACGGCGAAAGCGCCGAACCCTGATTTCCAAACCTGGTATGCTCAAGACCAACAAGTCTTCTCCTATCTTCTGATGACACTTCCTCGTGAGATAGCCATCCAGGTTGCGTCATGCCACACCTCTGCTGAGCTCTGGAACACGGTGGAAGGGATGCTTGCATCTcacacccgttcccagaacaccaacgtCCGGATCACCCTCGCCAACTTGCAGAAGGGCAACTCCTCCATCACCGACTACGTCGGAAAGATCAAGTCTCTCTGCGACGAACTGGTCGCTGCAGGGAAGAGGGTGGACGACGACGACATCGTCTCCCACATCCTGGCCGGGTTAGATGAAGATTTCGACCCGGTGGTGTCCGCCATGTGTTCCCGGGTGGAGCCGGTGACCGTGGCCGAGTTGTTTTCACAGCTGCTGAGCTTCGAAACAAGGCTCAATCTTCGGGGCGGAGGGTCTCAATCCTCTGCTAACGCTGCCACTCGAGGCCGTAGAaacggcggtggcggtggtgacCGCGGTCGCCGCCAAGGCGGCAATGGTGGTGATcgcagcgggcgcggcggcggctacTCCAAGCCAGGAGGTCGCGGTGGCGGACACAACGGCAACAACGGCGGCGGGGCCAACTACAACAACCATGCCTCTGCTCCTAGGGTCCAGTGCCAGATCTGCGGCAAGATGGGCCACCCAGCCTGGAAGTGCTAGAAGCGCTATGACGAGTCCTACCAAGGCGTGGAGGAGAAGTCGGCCAACCTTGCTGCACCGCAGTACGGGGTGGACACCAACTGGTACTTGGACAGTGGTGTCACCGATCACATCACAGAAGATTTGGAGAAGCTGACCGTCCGTGACCACTACACTGGGAACGAGCAGAGTCACACTGCTAGTGGATCAGGTATGGTTATCAAACACATCGGTCATTCAACTATTCACACTCCTGATCGTGATCTTCTTCtaaacaatatccttcatgtacccCAAGCAAACAAAAGTCTAATTTCCACTAGTCGCCTTGCTGTTGACAACGATTCCTTTGTTGAAGTTCATCCTTATTCTTTTCTTGTCAAGGAACGGGGAACGAAGAAGGTGCTCCTTCGAGGCAGGGGTAGACGAGGACTCTACCCGGTTAGGCACACGGGATCTGACGTCAAGAAGCACATGCTCAGTGCCACCAAGCTATCTCCGGATAGGTGGCACCGACGTCTAGGCCATCCATCTCCTCTTATTGGTAGCAAAATCATTAGCAAGAATAATCTCCCGTGTGCAAACTCTTTCAATAAAGATTATGTATGTGATGCATGCCAAAAGGGAAAAAGTCACCAGTTGCCTTATCCTAAGTCAATAAGTGAATCAAagtttcctttagaacttgtgttctctgatgtttggggtcctgctgTTGAAACAGTAGGAAGAAAGAAATATTATGTGAGTTTCATTGACGATTTCAGCAAATTCACATGGATATATTTGATCAAACACAAGTCTGAGGTTTTCCAAAAATTTCATGACTTCCAATATCTAGTAGAACGACTATTTAATCGCAAAATCCTTGCTCTACAAACAGATTGGGGAGAGGAGTACGAAAAATTGAACTCCTTCTTCAACAGAATAGGGATATCTCACCATGTCTCATGCCCTCATGCCCATCAACAAAATGGGTCAGCTGAGAGAAAACATCGACACATTGTCGAGGTAGGTTTATCCCTTCTTGCTCAAGCCTCCATGCCCCTGAAATTTTGGGATGAGGCCTTCATCGCTGCCACCTATGTGATCAACCGAATTcctagcaaggttatcaagtttgaGACACCCTTTGAAAAACTATTTCATGAAAAACCCAATTATTCTATTCTTCGAATTTTTGGGTGTGCCTGTTGGCCCAATCTTTGACCTTACAATAATCATAAGCTTCAATTTCGGTTAAAACAATGTGGCTTTCTTGGGTATATTAATCTTCACAAAGGGTTTAAATGTCTTGATATATCTACTGGTCGTGTCTACATTTCCAGAGATGTTGTCTTTGATGAAAACATTTTTCCCTTCGCTAGCCTCCATCCAAACGCTGGTGCTCGGCTTCGTGCGGAAATTTTGTTACTTTCTCCGGAGTTATTAAATCCTTCTGATCATGGGGGTGAATGTTCTGctgatgatcatgtgtttaatAACCCTAATCCTGCCACTAATGGAGGCTGTGCTGAGCAAAACAGTGAAAAAAACAACACTTCCGATCGTCATTTTATGCAGTGTATAAGGCCAAATTGGACTGGCGCAAGACACGAGGCGGATTCTCCTGGCGCCTCTAATCCCGAGAGATTCGGCGGCGGCGCAGAACCTGATGCGGGAACGCCTCCGACACCCCCAGGCGCAGGGTTACCAGCCAGCCCATCAGCGCAAGACACGCGGCGCGGGTCGCCCGTGCGGGGCGGCGGCATCGAGACAGGAGGGCCCTCAGGCGGCCTACGCGGCGTGGGTCGCCCGTGCGGGGCGGCGGGATCGAGACAGGTGGGCCCTCCACCGACAGCTGGCGGCGGTCGGGTGGGTCTCCTGGCGCTGATTCACCTGCGCTAGATTTGGTGGCCCCGGACCAGACGCGGGATCCGACGCCCGACCGAGCGACAGCCGAGGCTGATCCTCTGGCAGTATGAGGTGCCGGATCTTCTGCGGCAACCGCCGGATCATCTGTGGCTACAGCTTCTGGACGCCCTAATACACGTGCTAAACAAGGTATCTTCAAACCCTTGGTTCCTA is from Triticum aestivum cultivar Chinese Spring chromosome 3A, IWGSC CS RefSeq v2.1, whole genome shotgun sequence and encodes:
- the LOC123059118 gene encoding protein LURP-one-related 11-like; this translates as MAKIQPLPAAASSSPCSGDQEGRQAYTVWMKSLIFNGNGCAVYGPDGAVAFRVDNYGCRGGREVFFMDREGNSLIRIRRKGFGMFRRWEVCRCAHNGGKEEEATPWFSVRRAEKGGAAVAMHGGAGTCYTIDGCSGSKWEYRVRGVDGAVVAEVARKQTPAGVVLGDDVLTLTVAPEVEHLLALGLVVVRGLMNRSM